One region of Mesobacillus boroniphilus genomic DNA includes:
- a CDS encoding DUF4362 domain-containing protein, protein MKRWLRFITLFTIVLAGCEEEEQTQLEKNKNNEPPEYIQDPEDIVDMHEDIKNLNKFYAFVDHFEQGEKDKIRIVSYTTEGAPMLHDLEFDGTAIHSTYDSTRDGFGPGSIEEDSCDEISVVNAVTRTEYILEGCSNQEDKELIMLVVEE, encoded by the coding sequence ATGAAGAGATGGTTAAGATTTATAACGCTGTTCACAATCGTGCTTGCAGGCTGTGAAGAAGAGGAGCAAACTCAATTAGAAAAAAATAAAAACAATGAACCTCCTGAGTATATCCAGGATCCTGAAGATATCGTCGATATGCACGAGGACATTAAGAATCTAAATAAATTTTATGCATTTGTGGATCACTTTGAACAAGGGGAGAAAGACAAAATCAGGATAGTCAGTTATACGACGGAGGGTGCACCTATGCTGCACGACTTGGAGTTCGACGGGACAGCCATTCATTCAACCTACGATTCTACCAGGGACGGTTTCGGGCCTGGTAGTATTGAAGAAGATAGCTGCGACGAGATTTCAGTAGTGAATGCAGTCACACGCACTGAGTATATATTGGAGGGATGCAGCAACCAGGAGGATAAGGAACTGATTATGCTGGTGGTTGAAGAATAA
- a CDS encoding VOC family protein has protein sequence MISKIGQIMLYVNDQDAAIKFWTEKLGFAVKAEEDNGQGLRWIEIAPSFDSETSIVLHNKDFVAKMSPELNLGTPSLLFYSDNLEEFRSDLSNKNVVVGEIVEMPSGKVFNFADDEENYFAVMEK, from the coding sequence ATGATAAGTAAAATCGGTCAAATCATGTTGTACGTAAATGATCAAGATGCTGCTATTAAGTTTTGGACAGAAAAATTGGGTTTTGCAGTTAAAGCGGAGGAAGATAATGGGCAGGGATTGAGATGGATTGAAATTGCTCCAAGCTTTGATTCTGAAACAAGTATCGTACTGCACAATAAAGATTTCGTCGCGAAAATGTCGCCTGAACTCAATCTTGGTACCCCTTCATTACTGTTTTACTCTGATAATCTTGAGGAATTCAGAAGCGATTTATCAAATAAAAATGTTGTGGTCGGGGAAATTGTGGAGATGCCTTCCGGAAAAGTATTTAACTTTGCAGATGATGAAGAAAATTACTTTGCTGTTATGGAAAAATGA